Proteins encoded within one genomic window of Solidesulfovibrio sp.:
- a CDS encoding glycosyltransferase, with product MTDRPPFAGSPPALARRLLVGGCGPGLAPARDLALAAGAGQAALADALRLAVWEGAPFWPEAAALLGVRNGPRPVAPPALAAAARVVAAAVRPAGPDPYFDRLAARRDLPKLLAYLLSRHEKDPADPVPLYRLSVFAPMALGGDGAGGEALGRVEAVFAGLAGPLAPLGAFTAAQLRLLAGRAAEAAEGLAALLPAFPSLAARQLLAEARWRLGDRDGAVSDLADVVAARPFDCLALCRLHDMATGACRAVSPLPGGLAVLLYSFNSAALLDRTLAALAETDWGFAPDDGGPRLVALDNGSGDDTAAVLSGWGQRFGGRLCVVTLPVNVGAPAARNWLAALPGVRERAFTAYLDDDAFVPPDWLGRFGAAVAASPRAGVWGCRIVGLGAPAFVQCADSHLFPTPRQDGGFGRAFDLASPWLVTPDAGQYAVGRPCATVTGCCHLFRTDVLLAQGGFDIRFSPTQYDDLDHDLRLLLAGKVPYCQGHLRVTHAKATGAASQVGGPGYGSGFANQFKLHHKYDDAALSRAADTAFAALAADAAAKHRALAGLGLVAPAPGEGGHGG from the coding sequence ATGACCGACCGGCCGCCCTTTGCCGGATCGCCGCCGGCCCTGGCCCGGCGGCTGTTGGTCGGCGGCTGCGGCCCGGGGCTGGCCCCGGCCCGGGACCTGGCCCTGGCCGCCGGGGCCGGGCAGGCGGCCCTGGCCGACGCCTTGCGCCTGGCCGTGTGGGAGGGGGCGCCTTTCTGGCCCGAGGCCGCCGCGCTGCTGGGCGTCCGAAACGGTCCTCGGCCCGTCGCCCCGCCGGCCCTGGCCGCCGCCGCCCGGGTCGTGGCCGCCGCCGTCCGCCCGGCCGGGCCGGACCCGTATTTCGACCGGCTGGCGGCGCGGCGCGATCTCCCCAAGCTGCTGGCCTACCTCCTTTCGCGTCACGAAAAGGACCCGGCCGATCCGGTGCCGCTGTATCGCCTGTCGGTCTTCGCGCCCATGGCCCTTGGCGGCGACGGGGCGGGGGGGGAGGCGCTCGGCCGGGTCGAGGCCGTGTTCGCGGGCCTGGCCGGCCCCCTGGCCCCGCTTGGCGCCTTCACGGCCGCCCAGTTGCGGCTCCTGGCCGGCCGGGCGGCCGAGGCGGCCGAGGGGCTCGCCGCGCTGCTGCCCGCGTTTCCGTCCCTGGCGGCCCGGCAACTGCTGGCCGAGGCCCGCTGGCGCCTGGGCGACCGGGACGGGGCCGTTTCGGACCTGGCCGACGTGGTGGCCGCCCGTCCCTTCGACTGCCTGGCCCTGTGCCGGCTCCACGACATGGCCACCGGCGCCTGCCGGGCCGTCTCGCCCTTGCCCGGCGGCCTGGCCGTGCTGCTGTATTCCTTCAACAGCGCCGCGCTCCTGGACAGGACCCTGGCCGCCCTGGCCGAGACCGACTGGGGTTTCGCCCCGGACGACGGCGGGCCGCGCCTTGTTGCCCTGGACAACGGCAGCGGCGACGACACGGCGGCCGTGCTTTCCGGCTGGGGCCAGCGCTTCGGCGGCCGGCTTTGCGTCGTGACGCTTCCGGTCAACGTGGGCGCGCCGGCGGCCCGCAACTGGCTGGCCGCCCTGCCCGGGGTCCGGGAGCGCGCGTTTACCGCCTACCTCGACGACGACGCCTTCGTGCCGCCGGACTGGCTGGGCCGGTTCGGGGCGGCCGTGGCCGCCTCTCCCCGGGCCGGGGTCTGGGGCTGCCGCATCGTGGGGCTTGGCGCGCCGGCGTTCGTCCAGTGCGCCGACAGCCACCTTTTCCCCACGCCGCGCCAGGACGGCGGTTTCGGCCGGGCCTTCGACCTGGCCAGCCCCTGGCTCGTCACCCCGGACGCCGGCCAGTACGCCGTGGGCCGGCCCTGCGCCACGGTCACGGGCTGCTGCCATCTGTTTCGCACGGACGTCCTGCTGGCCCAGGGCGGTTTCGACATCCGCTTCTCGCCCACCCAGTACGACGACCTGGACCACGATTTGCGCTTGCTGCTGGCCGGGAAGGTGCCGTACTGCCAGGGGCACTTGCGCGTGACCCACGCCAAGGCCACGGGCGCGGCCAGCCAGGTCGGCGGCCCGGGCTACGGCTCGGGCTTCGCCAACCAGTTCAAGCTGCATCACAAGTACGACGACGCGGCGCTGTCCCGGGCCGCCGACACGGCCTTCGCCGCCCTGGCCGCCGACGCCGCCGCCAAGCACCGGGCCCTGGCCGGCCTGGGCCTGGTCGCGCCGGCGCCGGGGGAGGGCGGCCATGGCGGCTGA
- a CDS encoding flagellar hook-length control protein FliK, which produces MQILPLATAGSTKSTQGGLSADALETSRHTALFASLLDSARAGGTAANTSSAINTATAAQAQDDKAAQAANQDDRMNLRLSREDLAALRDDLKERGFSDDELAALDTKAGSESGLTWGEVLKEVEKKVAATDKAAKKEISNQDTVELLGLFGKLGFTAEQSQRMVDSLAKGDGASVWAAVNEKVAGLSADAKVSLTASEMTSLGRALGLSDEAQTRLAALTGNAEAGSGLSLEGLATAFDAVKNELAAKTAEERQALAEFRQSASKVLDQAWLRESGKLNAGLHNDDVARKAGQAVAMGADKASGEPGVPTAGKPKVNVLGDVPAKGQGVGDQAGNAAGAATETEAAAGRPAVPQAGGEKGISPELTGKAGAVAAEQAGLTGQAEQGASAKPSATGEQPHPATEKNAAVPPFGTGNQNAGNGAGQQQGGSAGGFPGQTGQEAGLAELLSKVRAEKTTGQTTAAGTSGFSQTMAATDAVFGSAAGKAAKAFDPALAARAVRQVETGILRTVGQDAKQLTLNLSPDELGKLSITLTVKDKEVKAVIAADNADTAALLTEQAAKIKQTLEDQGFKVSKLEVQTGIARDNQNAWQSPDRHNEAFEQREAMDRTRTAQRLARTLAAEENANQNGFVPPAALTRPQGLDLFA; this is translated from the coding sequence ATGCAGATTCTTCCGCTCGCCACCGCCGGCTCCACCAAGTCCACCCAGGGCGGCTTGAGCGCCGACGCACTGGAAACCAGCCGCCACACGGCGCTTTTCGCCAGCCTGCTCGACAGTGCCCGGGCCGGCGGCACGGCCGCCAACACCTCCTCGGCGATCAACACCGCCACCGCCGCCCAGGCCCAGGACGACAAGGCCGCCCAGGCCGCGAACCAGGACGACCGCATGAATCTGCGCCTGAGCCGGGAAGATCTTGCCGCACTTCGCGACGATCTCAAGGAGCGGGGGTTCTCCGACGACGAACTGGCCGCCCTGGACACCAAGGCCGGCAGCGAGTCCGGCCTGACCTGGGGCGAGGTGCTCAAGGAAGTGGAAAAGAAGGTCGCCGCGACCGACAAGGCCGCCAAGAAGGAAATTTCCAATCAGGACACCGTGGAGCTGCTCGGCCTTTTCGGCAAGCTGGGTTTCACCGCCGAACAGTCCCAACGGATGGTGGATTCCCTGGCCAAGGGCGATGGCGCCTCGGTGTGGGCGGCGGTCAACGAGAAGGTGGCCGGCCTGTCCGCCGATGCCAAGGTGAGCCTGACCGCTTCGGAGATGACCTCCCTCGGCAGGGCGCTCGGCCTGTCCGACGAGGCGCAAACCCGGCTGGCCGCGCTGACCGGCAATGCCGAGGCCGGCTCGGGGCTTTCCCTGGAAGGTCTGGCCACGGCCTTCGACGCCGTGAAAAACGAGCTTGCGGCCAAGACCGCCGAGGAACGGCAGGCCCTGGCCGAATTTCGCCAGTCCGCCTCCAAGGTGCTGGACCAGGCCTGGCTGCGGGAATCGGGCAAGCTCAACGCCGGGCTGCACAACGACGACGTGGCCCGCAAGGCGGGCCAGGCCGTGGCCATGGGCGCCGACAAGGCTTCGGGCGAGCCCGGTGTGCCGACGGCCGGCAAGCCCAAGGTCAACGTGCTCGGCGATGTGCCCGCCAAGGGGCAGGGTGTCGGGGACCAGGCCGGCAACGCGGCCGGTGCCGCAACGGAAACCGAGGCCGCGGCCGGTCGTCCGGCCGTGCCCCAAGCCGGCGGCGAAAAGGGGATTTCCCCCGAACTGACCGGCAAGGCCGGCGCGGTGGCCGCCGAACAGGCCGGGCTTACCGGCCAGGCCGAGCAGGGCGCCTCGGCCAAGCCGTCCGCCACGGGCGAGCAGCCGCACCCGGCGACGGAAAAAAATGCCGCCGTGCCCCCGTTCGGGACCGGCAACCAAAACGCCGGCAACGGCGCCGGTCAGCAGCAGGGAGGCTCCGCCGGCGGCTTTCCCGGCCAGACGGGCCAGGAGGCCGGCCTGGCCGAGCTTTTGAGCAAGGTGCGGGCGGAAAAGACGACCGGGCAGACGACCGCCGCCGGCACATCCGGTTTCTCCCAGACCATGGCCGCCACGGACGCCGTCTTCGGTTCCGCCGCGGGCAAGGCCGCCAAGGCCTTCGACCCGGCCCTGGCCGCCCGGGCCGTGCGCCAGGTCGAAACCGGCATCCTGCGCACCGTGGGCCAGGACGCCAAGCAGCTGACCCTCAATCTTTCGCCGGACGAACTCGGCAAGCTCAGCATCACGCTGACGGTCAAGGACAAGGAAGTCAAGGCGGTCATCGCGGCGGACAACGCCGACACGGCGGCCCTGCTGACCGAACAGGCGGCCAAGATCAAGCAGACCCTGGAAGACCAGGGCTTCAAGGTCAGCAAGCTCGAGGTGCAAACCGGCATCGCCCGCGACAACCAGAACGCCTGGCAGAGCCCGGACCGGCACAACGAGGCCTTCGAACAGCGCGAGGCCATGGATCGCACGCGCACGGCCCAGCGCCTGGCCCGGACCCTGGCGGCCGAGGAAAACGCCAACCAGAACGGCTTCGTGCCGCCCGCGGCCCTGACCCGGCCCCAGGGACTCGACCTTTTCGCCTGA
- a CDS encoding glycosyltransferase family 9 protein — translation MAAEGAPIAVIQTQRMGDLILTYPLLLWLARRCPGQPVTVVAEPGFAAPLAPVSPPAAYLPLSRGAALAGREHWAVINLSIRPEAAALAGRIPAGTRLGPFADAAGAVRVAGDWQLYRASVVHNNRHNRFHWAELNALDLIPVSEMAATRWPAPRRGFPGRRRVGVFVGASERDKRPSRDFYAGLVRELARRGLVPVLLGGPAEVELGAAVAGRAGIAVANLCGRLGLKELAVLGQELALLVTPDTGPMHLAAWTGLKTLNLSVGPVNAYETGPYQPGHVVLRPRMSCRGCWGCTRGRPFCRQRLDPARVAYVAARLARGEEERLAGAVLPGYELLETGRDSLGLYALRPLGPAGAREACDAREAVGRLWRAVFGLLFGAFGDGPAREALEALGRGQPRLLAAMGRHLAGLGASLSREARRGSVPDVRFAAAFAPCLRPLAGFFERVVQNADGQRSAWLRCLEHLERVAGLFSRP, via the coding sequence ATGGCGGCTGAGGGCGCGCCCATCGCCGTCATCCAGACCCAGCGGATGGGCGACCTGATCCTGACCTATCCGCTGCTGTTGTGGCTGGCCCGGCGCTGTCCGGGCCAGCCGGTCACGGTGGTGGCCGAACCGGGTTTCGCCGCGCCGCTTGCGCCCGTAAGCCCGCCCGCCGCCTATCTGCCGCTGTCCCGGGGCGCGGCGTTGGCGGGCCGGGAGCATTGGGCCGTGATCAACCTGAGCATCCGGCCCGAGGCGGCGGCGCTGGCCGGCCGGATACCGGCGGGGACGCGGCTGGGGCCCTTCGCCGACGCGGCCGGCGCCGTGCGGGTGGCCGGGGATTGGCAGCTCTACCGGGCCTCGGTGGTGCACAACAACCGCCATAACCGCTTTCACTGGGCCGAGCTCAACGCCCTGGACCTGATCCCGGTCTCCGAGATGGCGGCCACGCGCTGGCCGGCCCCGCGCCGGGGCTTCCCGGGGCGGCGGCGGGTGGGGGTGTTCGTCGGGGCCAGCGAGCGCGACAAGCGGCCGAGCCGCGACTTTTATGCCGGGCTCGTGCGGGAACTGGCCAGGCGGGGGCTGGTGCCGGTGCTGCTGGGCGGCCCGGCCGAGGTGGAGCTCGGGGCGGCGGTGGCCGGGCGGGCCGGGATCGCCGTGGCCAATCTGTGCGGCCGGCTGGGGCTCAAGGAGCTGGCCGTCTTGGGCCAGGAGCTGGCGCTGCTGGTCACGCCCGACACCGGCCCCATGCACCTGGCCGCCTGGACCGGGCTTAAGACGCTCAACCTGTCCGTGGGGCCGGTCAATGCCTACGAGACCGGGCCCTATCAGCCCGGCCATGTGGTGCTGCGGCCGCGCATGTCCTGCCGGGGCTGCTGGGGCTGCACCCGGGGCAGGCCCTTTTGCCGGCAGCGCCTGGACCCGGCCCGGGTGGCCTACGTGGCGGCCCGGCTGGCCCGGGGCGAGGAGGAGCGGCTGGCCGGGGCGGTCCTGCCGGGCTACGAGCTGTTGGAAACCGGCCGCGACAGCCTGGGGCTTTACGCCCTGCGCCCGTTGGGGCCGGCCGGGGCCCGCGAGGCCTGCGACGCCCGGGAGGCGGTGGGGCGCTTGTGGCGGGCCGTGTTCGGCCTCCTTTTCGGGGCGTTTGGCGACGGTCCGGCCCGGGAGGCCCTGGAGGCGCTCGGCCGGGGCCAGCCACGTCTTCTCGCCGCCATGGGGCGGCATCTGGCCGGCCTGGGCGCGAGCCTGTCGCGCGAGGCCCGGCGCGGCAGCGTGCCGGATGTGCGTTTCGCCGCCGCCTTTGCGCCGTGCCTGCGGCCGTTGGCCGGCTTTTTCGAGCGGGTGGTGCAAAACGCCGACGGCCAGCGTTCGGCCTGGCTTCGCTGCCTGGAGCATCTCGAACGCGTGGCCGGCCTGTTCTCCCGCCCCTGA